From Apium graveolens cultivar Ventura chromosome 9, ASM990537v1, whole genome shotgun sequence, the proteins below share one genomic window:
- the LOC141684248 gene encoding 5'-adenylylsulfate reductase-like 7 isoform X1, translating to MEASSKLYTTIVVFILALQSAGGGGCFYVSSSSSSSSSSSNSSFNYLNYQFLILDLNHQCPLFITPISPIQMDGKSLERTLTSSSLNRLTLVLFYASWCPFSYEIQSKFGVLAAMFPQIRHVMVEESSVLPIVFSRYGIHSLPSILMVNQTGIVRYYGPKDLPSLLQFYKSTAGLDPVVDMTKVQLSHYEETGSRVFQLWNQKPLKDIFIKEPYLILSLMFIFYKASIYLIPLLVCRVKALWFALVPHLSVGVLGESKQLLRRVFHGMDLKRIGNKVNTGSRSIGTQTARVWASSLASV from the exons ATGGAAGCATCATCCAAGTTATACACAACTATTGTTGTGTTTATACTCGCACTACAATCAGCAGGAGGAGGAGGATGCTTTtatgtttcttcttcttcttcttcttcttcttcttcttcaaattcATCATTCAATTATCTGAACTATCAATTCTTGATTTTGGATCTCAACCATCAGTGTCCCCTTTTCATTACCCCCATTTCTCCTATTCAg ATGGACGGTAAATCCCTTGAAAGGACTCTTACATCAAGTTCATTGAATAGACTTACTCTTGTTCTATTCTATGCATCTTGGTGTCCTTTCTCGTATGAGATTCAGTCCAAGTTTGGAGTCCTGGCGGCCATGTTTCCTCAAATCAGGCATGTAATGGTAGAAGAATCTTCTGTTTTGCCTAT CGTCTTCTCAAGATATGGGATCCACAGCTTGCCCTCGATATTGATGGTGAATCAGACAGGAATAGTGAGATACTATGGTCCAAAAGATCTCCCTTCACTACTCCAATTCTATAAGAGCACTGCAG GGCTTGATCCAGTAGTTGATATGACCAAGGTTCAACTCAGCCACTACGAGGAGACTGGTTCCAGAGTTTTTCAACTATGGAATCAGAAACCTTTGAAAGATATTTTCATCAAAGAGCCTTATTTAATATTGTCTCTTATGTTCATCTTTTACAAGGCCTCTATATATCTTATACCCCTATTAGTGTGTCGAGTAAAAGCTTTGTGGTTTGCACTTGTTCCACACCTGAGTGTGGGAGTATTGGGAGAGTCCAAACAGCTTCTGAGGCGTGTCTTTCATGGTATGGATTTGAAGAGGATTGGC